One window from the genome of Glycine soja cultivar W05 chromosome 12, ASM419377v2, whole genome shotgun sequence encodes:
- the LOC114378028 gene encoding protein RICE SALT SENSITIVE 3-like isoform X3: MGKVTSDKCHKWVFKEPTECEPNISNYWQSSFDALPPEWIDQFESGIQTIAVIQAGHGLLQLGSCKIIPEDLHFVLRMRHTFESLGYQSGFYLSQLFSSTRNTSSSTSLSSKPSSIPTRPPPPLLNWGQRPLGSSASMLPSPTFQHAARMGFPQAKDETHMFLMPHASEHARMGDIMGEHENDIKWPNGLSIFNALTGRSDDAKLLFNQESLGGKPSDDHNHHHHHHHSLNPNNPTSSVQNANSVANPNEFLSLDSHTEGGGARKLDKFKRCFTLPARMTSSSSSTSMDHHQQAGVEYRNSGGSMYQDVMETFLE, encoded by the exons ATGGGAAAGGTTACATCTGATAAGTGCCACAAATGGGTCTTTAAAGAGCCTACGGAATGTGAGCCTAATATCTCCAACTACTGGCAGAGCTCCTTTGATGCT CTTCCTCCTGAATGGATAGATCAGTTTGAGTCAGGCATTCAG ACAATCGCTGTGATTCAAGCTGGGCATGGCCTTCTGCAACTTGGTTCTTGCAAGATT ATTCCAGAAGACCTCCATTTTGTGCTAAGAATGAGACACACTTTTGAATCTCTAGGCTATCAATCAGGGTTCTACCTCTCCCAACTCTTCTCTTCAACAAGGAACACATCCTCTTCCACTTCCCTTTCTTCAAAACCATCCTCCATTCCAACTAGGCCACCCCCTCCACTCCTCAACTGGGGTCAGAGACCACTTGGATCTTCCGCTTCTATGCTACCCTCTCCCACCTTTCAGCATGCAGCCAGAATGGGGTTCCCACAGGCCAAAGATGAGACCCATATGTTCCTCATGCCTCATGCATCAGAACATGCAAGAATGGGAGACATCATGGGGGAGCATGAGAATGACATAAAATGGCCAAATGGCTTATCCATCTTCAATGCACTCACTGGAAGATCTGATGATGCTAAACTCTTGTTCAATCAAGAGAGCTTGGGGGGCAAACCAAGTGATGATCacaatcaccaccaccaccaccaccactctcTCAACCCAAATAATCCCACCTCATCAGTGCAAAATGCTAATAGTGTGGCAAACCCAAATGAGTTCTTGAGCTTGGATAGCCACACTGAAGGAGGAGGGGCAAGGAAACTGGACAAGTTCAAGAGGTGCTTCACTCTACCTGCTAGAATgacttcatcttcatcttctactTCAATGGATCACCATCAACAAGCAGGTGTGGAGTATAGGAATTCAGGAGGTAGTATGTACCAGGATGTCATGGAGACCTTTTTGGAGTGA
- the LOC114378028 gene encoding protein RICE SALT SENSITIVE 3-like isoform X2 encodes MGFAEEEFQIVWKRLMERILSGNLLAKCPFSYIIMEKGGYWVLFGFGNRLMGKVTSDKCHKWVFKEPTECEPNISNYWQSSFDALPPEWIDQFESGIQTIAVIQAGHGLLQLGSCKIIPEDLHFVLRMRHTFESLGYQSGFYLSQLFSSTRNTSSSTSLSSKPSSIPTRPPPPLLNWGQRPLGSSASMLPSPTFQHAARMGFPQAKDETHMFLMPHASEHARMGDIMGEHENDIKWPNGLSIFNALTGRSDDAKLLFNQESLGGKPSDDHNHHHHHHHSLNPNNPTSSVQNANSVANPNEFLSLDSHTEGGGARKLDKFKRCFTLPARMTSSSSSTSMDHHQQAGVEYRNSGGSMYQDVMETFLE; translated from the exons ATGGGTTTTGCCGAGGAAGAGTTTCAGATTGTTTGGAAGAGATTGATGGAGAGGATCCTATCAGgaaatcttttagcaaaatgTCCATTCAGTTATATAATTATGGAGAAGGGTGGGTACTGG GTGTTGTTTGGTTTTGGGAACAGGTTGATGGGAAAGGTTACATCTGATAAGTGCCACAAATGGGTCTTTAAAGAGCCTACGGAATGTGAGCCTAATATCTCCAACTACTGGCAGAGCTCCTTTGATGCT CTTCCTCCTGAATGGATAGATCAGTTTGAGTCAGGCATTCAG ACAATCGCTGTGATTCAAGCTGGGCATGGCCTTCTGCAACTTGGTTCTTGCAAGATT ATTCCAGAAGACCTCCATTTTGTGCTAAGAATGAGACACACTTTTGAATCTCTAGGCTATCAATCAGGGTTCTACCTCTCCCAACTCTTCTCTTCAACAAGGAACACATCCTCTTCCACTTCCCTTTCTTCAAAACCATCCTCCATTCCAACTAGGCCACCCCCTCCACTCCTCAACTGGGGTCAGAGACCACTTGGATCTTCCGCTTCTATGCTACCCTCTCCCACCTTTCAGCATGCAGCCAGAATGGGGTTCCCACAGGCCAAAGATGAGACCCATATGTTCCTCATGCCTCATGCATCAGAACATGCAAGAATGGGAGACATCATGGGGGAGCATGAGAATGACATAAAATGGCCAAATGGCTTATCCATCTTCAATGCACTCACTGGAAGATCTGATGATGCTAAACTCTTGTTCAATCAAGAGAGCTTGGGGGGCAAACCAAGTGATGATCacaatcaccaccaccaccaccaccactctcTCAACCCAAATAATCCCACCTCATCAGTGCAAAATGCTAATAGTGTGGCAAACCCAAATGAGTTCTTGAGCTTGGATAGCCACACTGAAGGAGGAGGGGCAAGGAAACTGGACAAGTTCAAGAGGTGCTTCACTCTACCTGCTAGAATgacttcatcttcatcttctactTCAATGGATCACCATCAACAAGCAGGTGTGGAGTATAGGAATTCAGGAGGTAGTATGTACCAGGATGTCATGGAGACCTTTTTGGAGTGA
- the LOC114378028 gene encoding protein RICE SALT SENSITIVE 3-like isoform X1: MVGSGTTTTTDRSKEAVGMMALHEALRSVCLNSDWTYSVFWTIRPRPRVRGGNGCKVGDDNGSLMLMWEDGFCRGRVSDCLEEIDGEDPIRKSFSKMSIQLYNYGEGLMGKVTSDKCHKWVFKEPTECEPNISNYWQSSFDALPPEWIDQFESGIQTIAVIQAGHGLLQLGSCKIIPEDLHFVLRMRHTFESLGYQSGFYLSQLFSSTRNTSSSTSLSSKPSSIPTRPPPPLLNWGQRPLGSSASMLPSPTFQHAARMGFPQAKDETHMFLMPHASEHARMGDIMGEHENDIKWPNGLSIFNALTGRSDDAKLLFNQESLGGKPSDDHNHHHHHHHSLNPNNPTSSVQNANSVANPNEFLSLDSHTEGGGARKLDKFKRCFTLPARMTSSSSSTSMDHHQQAGVEYRNSGGSMYQDVMETFLE, translated from the exons atggtgGGCTcaggaacaacaacaacaacagataGAAGCAAAGAAGCTGTTGGGATGATGGCCCTTCATGAGGCCCTCAGAAGTGTGTGTCTCAACTCAGATTGGACTTACTCTGTCTTCTGGACCATTCGTCCTCGCCC AAGAGTGAGAGGTGGCAATGGGTGCAAGGTTGGGGATGATAACGGCAGCTT GATGTTGATGTGGGAAGATGGGTTTTGCCGAGGAAGAGTTTCAGATTGTTTGGAAGAGATTGATGGAGAGGATCCTATCAGgaaatcttttagcaaaatgTCCATTCAGTTATATAATTATGGAGAAGG GTTGATGGGAAAGGTTACATCTGATAAGTGCCACAAATGGGTCTTTAAAGAGCCTACGGAATGTGAGCCTAATATCTCCAACTACTGGCAGAGCTCCTTTGATGCT CTTCCTCCTGAATGGATAGATCAGTTTGAGTCAGGCATTCAG ACAATCGCTGTGATTCAAGCTGGGCATGGCCTTCTGCAACTTGGTTCTTGCAAGATT ATTCCAGAAGACCTCCATTTTGTGCTAAGAATGAGACACACTTTTGAATCTCTAGGCTATCAATCAGGGTTCTACCTCTCCCAACTCTTCTCTTCAACAAGGAACACATCCTCTTCCACTTCCCTTTCTTCAAAACCATCCTCCATTCCAACTAGGCCACCCCCTCCACTCCTCAACTGGGGTCAGAGACCACTTGGATCTTCCGCTTCTATGCTACCCTCTCCCACCTTTCAGCATGCAGCCAGAATGGGGTTCCCACAGGCCAAAGATGAGACCCATATGTTCCTCATGCCTCATGCATCAGAACATGCAAGAATGGGAGACATCATGGGGGAGCATGAGAATGACATAAAATGGCCAAATGGCTTATCCATCTTCAATGCACTCACTGGAAGATCTGATGATGCTAAACTCTTGTTCAATCAAGAGAGCTTGGGGGGCAAACCAAGTGATGATCacaatcaccaccaccaccaccaccactctcTCAACCCAAATAATCCCACCTCATCAGTGCAAAATGCTAATAGTGTGGCAAACCCAAATGAGTTCTTGAGCTTGGATAGCCACACTGAAGGAGGAGGGGCAAGGAAACTGGACAAGTTCAAGAGGTGCTTCACTCTACCTGCTAGAATgacttcatcttcatcttctactTCAATGGATCACCATCAACAAGCAGGTGTGGAGTATAGGAATTCAGGAGGTAGTATGTACCAGGATGTCATGGAGACCTTTTTGGAGTGA